From a single Nocardioides sp. dk884 genomic region:
- a CDS encoding fumarate reductase/succinate dehydrogenase flavoprotein subunit — translation MASVHFLPGLTPTNTAPVQKSDDAAGFYVLGDKLVDPKAPTGPIAERWTTRKFENRLVNPANRRKLNIIIVGTGLAGGAAAATLGEAGYNVKVFCYQDSPRRAHSIAAQGGINAAKNYKEDGDSTYRLFYDTVKGGDYRARESNVYRLAEESANIIDQCVAQGVPFAREYGGLLDNRSFGGVQVSRTFYARGQTGQQLLLGAYQALERQVAEGTVEQFTRHEMLEVVVADGKARGIIARDMVTGAIETHIADVVVLATGGYGNVFYLSTNAMGSNVTASWRAHRKGAYMANPCYTQIHPTCIPVTGDHQSKLTLMSESLRNDGRVWVPKKAEDCEKDPRDIPEEDRDYFLERIYPAFGNLVPRDIASRAAKYMCDEGRGVGPTVKEVGPDGVERQVRRGVYLDLTDAIRRLGRDKVEEKYDNLLDMYARITGENPYEVPMRIYPAVHYVMGGLWVDYELQSSIPGLFVTGEANFSDHGANRLGASALMQGLADGYFVLPNTIRDYLADGPFEPIDESHPAVVEARESVQERIDKFLSINGSRSVESFHKELGTIMWEYCGMERTKEGLTRAIGLIRDLKKEFWSNVRVLGSGESLNQDLEKAGRVADFIELGELMCIDALNRRESCGGHFRGESQTEDGEALRHDDEFAYVAAWEWGGDDGAPVLHKEDLIYTAIEMKQRSYK, via the coding sequence ATGGCTTCCGTTCATTTCCTCCCCGGCCTGACGCCGACCAACACGGCGCCGGTGCAGAAGTCCGACGACGCCGCGGGCTTCTACGTCCTCGGCGACAAGCTCGTCGACCCGAAGGCCCCCACCGGCCCGATCGCCGAGCGCTGGACCACCCGCAAGTTCGAGAACCGCCTGGTCAACCCGGCCAACCGCCGCAAGCTCAACATCATCATCGTCGGCACCGGCCTCGCCGGTGGCGCGGCCGCGGCGACGCTCGGCGAGGCCGGCTACAACGTCAAGGTCTTCTGCTACCAGGACTCCCCGCGTCGCGCGCACTCCATCGCGGCCCAGGGCGGCATCAACGCGGCGAAGAACTACAAGGAGGACGGCGACTCCACCTACCGCCTCTTCTACGACACGGTCAAGGGCGGCGACTACCGCGCCCGCGAGTCCAACGTCTACCGCCTGGCCGAGGAGAGCGCGAACATCATCGACCAGTGCGTCGCGCAGGGCGTCCCGTTCGCCCGCGAGTACGGCGGCCTGCTCGACAACCGCTCCTTCGGTGGCGTGCAGGTGTCGCGCACGTTCTACGCCCGCGGCCAGACCGGCCAGCAGCTGCTGCTCGGCGCCTACCAGGCGCTGGAGCGCCAGGTCGCCGAGGGCACCGTGGAGCAGTTCACCCGCCACGAGATGCTCGAGGTCGTCGTCGCCGACGGCAAGGCGCGCGGCATCATCGCCCGCGACATGGTCACCGGCGCGATCGAGACCCACATCGCCGACGTCGTCGTCCTGGCCACCGGTGGCTACGGCAACGTCTTCTACCTCTCCACCAACGCGATGGGCTCCAACGTCACCGCGTCGTGGCGCGCGCACCGCAAGGGCGCCTACATGGCCAACCCCTGCTACACGCAGATCCACCCGACCTGCATCCCGGTCACCGGCGACCACCAGTCGAAGCTGACCCTGATGTCGGAGTCGCTGCGCAACGACGGCCGCGTCTGGGTGCCGAAGAAGGCCGAGGACTGCGAGAAGGACCCGCGCGACATCCCCGAGGAGGACCGCGACTACTTCCTGGAGCGGATCTACCCGGCGTTCGGCAACCTGGTCCCCCGCGACATCGCCTCGCGTGCGGCCAAGTACATGTGCGACGAGGGCCGCGGCGTCGGCCCGACGGTCAAGGAGGTCGGCCCGGACGGCGTCGAGCGCCAGGTCCGTCGCGGCGTCTACCTCGACCTGACCGACGCGATCCGTCGCCTCGGCCGCGACAAGGTCGAGGAGAAGTACGACAACCTCCTCGACATGTACGCGCGGATCACGGGTGAGAACCCCTACGAGGTGCCGATGCGCATCTACCCCGCCGTGCACTACGTCATGGGCGGCCTGTGGGTCGACTACGAGCTCCAGTCGAGCATCCCCGGTCTCTTCGTGACCGGTGAGGCCAACTTCTCCGACCACGGCGCCAACCGCCTCGGCGCCTCGGCGCTGATGCAGGGCCTGGCCGACGGCTACTTCGTGCTGCCGAACACCATCCGCGACTACCTCGCCGACGGCCCGTTCGAGCCGATCGATGAGTCCCACCCCGCGGTGGTCGAGGCGCGTGAGTCGGTGCAGGAGCGCATCGACAAGTTCCTCTCCATCAACGGTTCCCGCTCGGTCGAGTCCTTCCACAAGGAGCTCGGCACGATCATGTGGGAGTACTGCGGCATGGAGCGGACCAAGGAGGGCCTGACGCGTGCGATCGGCCTGATCCGGGACCTCAAGAAGGAGTTCTGGAGCAACGTCCGCGTGCTGGGCTCCGGTGAGTCGCTCAACCAGGACCTCGAGAAGGCCGGCCGCGTCGCCGACTTCATCGAGCTCGGTGAGCTGATGTGCATCGACGCCCTCAACCGGCGCGAGTCCTGCGGCGGCCACTTCCGTGGCGAGTCGCAGACCGAGGACGGCGAGGCGCTGCGCCACGACGACGAGTTCGCCTACGTGGCGGCCTGGGAGTGGGGCGGCGACGACGGTGCGCCGGTCCTGCACAAGGAAGACCTGATCTACACCGCCATCGAAATGAAGCAGAGGTCCTACAAGTGA
- a CDS encoding succinate dehydrogenase/fumarate reductase iron-sulfur subunit: MKLTLKIWRQENASAAGAMHTYELDGVSQDMSFLEMLDLLNEQLVTSGQEPVAFDSDCREGICGTCSLMINGEAHGPEVTTTCQLHMRSFTDGETITIEPWRADPFPVIKDLIVDRSAFDRIIQSGGYISANTGSAPEANSVPAPRDKAMRAFNAATCIGCGACVAACPNGSASLFMGAKITALGELPQGQPERYSRVVDMVSQHDAEGFGGCTNIGECTNACPKEIPLDVISQLNKDLRTAIAQGR; the protein is encoded by the coding sequence GTGAAGCTCACCCTCAAGATCTGGCGCCAGGAGAACGCGTCGGCCGCAGGGGCGATGCACACCTACGAGCTCGATGGCGTGTCGCAGGACATGTCGTTCCTCGAGATGCTCGACCTGCTCAACGAGCAGCTCGTCACCTCGGGTCAGGAGCCGGTGGCGTTCGACTCCGACTGCCGCGAGGGCATCTGCGGCACCTGCTCGCTGATGATCAACGGCGAGGCGCACGGCCCGGAGGTCACCACGACCTGCCAGCTGCACATGCGCTCGTTCACCGACGGCGAGACGATCACCATCGAGCCGTGGCGCGCGGACCCGTTCCCGGTCATCAAGGACCTGATCGTCGACCGCTCCGCGTTCGACCGGATCATCCAGTCCGGTGGCTACATCTCGGCGAACACCGGTTCGGCCCCCGAGGCCAACTCGGTGCCGGCCCCGCGTGACAAGGCCATGCGCGCCTTCAACGCCGCCACCTGCATCGGCTGCGGCGCCTGCGTCGCCGCCTGCCCCAACGGCTCGGCCTCGCTGTTCATGGGTGCCAAGATCACCGCCCTCGGTGAGCTGCCGCAGGGTCAGCCGGAGCGCTACTCCCGCGTGGTCGACATGGTCTCCCAGCACGACGCCGAGGGCTTCGGCGGCTGCACCAACATCGGCGAGTGCACCAACGCCTGCCCCAAGGAGATCCCGCTCGACGTGATCTCCCAGCTCAACAAGGACCTGCGCACGGCCATCGCCCAGGGCCGCTGA
- a CDS encoding SCO4848 family membrane protein, protein MKFERKHAVLLLAVAAWNVFSFGNFARNLGNAWSAGEERATGYWVAHTVLIVVNFVIAGLLGSLGVKALRASKR, encoded by the coding sequence GTGAAGTTCGAGCGCAAGCACGCCGTACTCCTGCTCGCGGTTGCCGCCTGGAACGTCTTCTCGTTCGGCAACTTCGCGCGCAACCTGGGCAACGCCTGGTCCGCGGGGGAGGAGCGGGCCACCGGCTACTGGGTCGCCCACACGGTCCTGATCGTCGTCAACTTCGTCATCGCCGGTCTGCTCGGCTCGCTCGGGGTGAAGGCGCTGCGCGCCTCGAAGCGCTGA
- a CDS encoding YihY/virulence factor BrkB family protein produces MAAGPAAAVTRRLDALRARRPLLDHVVRMQEHYSAVKATQQAGAVTYFAFLSFFPLLALSVFVVGRISLVYPDADAALRDAIDAVIPGMIGPGAHQISLDDIRTFSGVAAVIGLAGVLYAGLGWVSALRRALAAVFEIPEGEQPGFVAGKLRDLLSLVVLGTVLFVGVALTGFVAGFSGDLLDWLGLDRALGWAVRLLTVVLGLGAGMLVFFLMFRLLSAPSVPRRSLWYGAAVGAIAFEVLKQASGLLLGATRGQPAFQAFGIALILLVWMNYTSRVVLYGACWAWTTPQARARRGADPVDPVQGPRMPSREEAESTDPARPTRVAAFIAGAATAVGLRLLLHRKET; encoded by the coding sequence ATGGCAGCGGGGCCGGCGGCCGCCGTCACGCGGCGCCTCGACGCGCTGCGCGCCCGCCGCCCGCTGCTCGACCACGTGGTGCGCATGCAGGAGCACTACAGCGCGGTGAAGGCCACCCAGCAGGCCGGGGCGGTCACCTACTTCGCGTTCTTGTCCTTCTTCCCGCTGCTGGCGCTGTCGGTCTTCGTGGTCGGCCGGATCTCGCTGGTCTACCCCGATGCGGACGCCGCGCTGCGCGACGCCATCGACGCGGTCATCCCCGGGATGATCGGCCCGGGCGCGCACCAGATCTCCCTCGACGACATCCGCACCTTCTCCGGCGTCGCCGCGGTGATCGGCCTCGCCGGTGTGCTGTACGCCGGCCTGGGCTGGGTCTCGGCCCTGCGCCGCGCGCTGGCCGCGGTCTTCGAGATCCCCGAGGGGGAGCAGCCGGGGTTCGTGGCGGGCAAGCTGCGCGACCTGCTCTCGCTGGTCGTGCTCGGCACCGTCTTGTTCGTCGGGGTCGCGCTCACCGGATTCGTGGCCGGCTTCTCCGGCGACCTGCTCGACTGGCTGGGCCTGGACCGGGCGCTGGGCTGGGCGGTGCGCCTGCTCACCGTCGTGCTCGGCCTGGGCGCCGGGATGCTGGTCTTCTTCTTGATGTTCCGCCTGCTCTCCGCGCCCTCGGTGCCGCGCCGCTCGCTGTGGTACGGCGCCGCGGTCGGCGCGATCGCCTTCGAGGTGCTCAAGCAGGCCTCCGGGCTGCTGCTGGGCGCCACCCGCGGGCAGCCGGCGTTCCAGGCCTTCGGGATCGCGCTGATCCTGCTGGTCTGGATGAACTACACCTCCCGCGTCGTGCTGTACGGCGCGTGCTGGGCCTGGACCACGCCACAGGCGCGTGCCCGGCGCGGCGCGGACCCCGTGGATCCGGTCCAGGGCCCGCGGATGCCGAGCCGCGAGGAGGCTGAGTCCACCGATCCCGCCCGACCCACCCGGGTCGCGGCGTTCATCGCCGGAGCCGCCACCGCGGTCGGGCTCCGGCTGCTTCTGCACCGGAAGGAAACGTAA
- a CDS encoding 2'-5' RNA ligase family protein encodes MPTIGVAVAIPEPWATQLQEYRMSVGDTTATMIPTHITLVPPTEVPADGLPAVEDHLARVAAGSAPYRVHLRGTGTFRPVSPVVFVMLAEGISSCEQLAAGVRRGPLAVELDFPYHPHVTVAHHLDDARLDQAFTELADFECRFEVDRFHLYVHDDTAGWQPTRDFVLTGPTPEG; translated from the coding sequence TTGCCGACCATCGGTGTGGCGGTCGCGATCCCGGAGCCGTGGGCGACCCAGCTCCAGGAGTACCGGATGTCCGTGGGTGACACCACGGCGACGATGATCCCGACCCACATCACGCTGGTGCCTCCCACCGAGGTGCCCGCCGACGGCCTGCCGGCCGTGGAGGACCACCTGGCCCGGGTGGCCGCCGGCTCCGCGCCGTACCGGGTCCACCTGCGGGGGACCGGCACGTTCCGCCCGGTCTCGCCGGTCGTCTTCGTGATGCTCGCGGAGGGCATCTCCTCCTGCGAGCAGCTGGCCGCCGGCGTGCGCCGGGGCCCGCTCGCGGTGGAGCTGGACTTCCCCTACCACCCGCACGTGACGGTGGCCCACCACCTCGACGACGCGCGGCTCGACCAGGCCTTCACCGAGCTCGCCGACTTCGAGTGCCGCTTCGAGGTCGACCGCTTCCACCTCTACGTGCACGACGACACGGCAGGCTGGCAGCCCACCCGGGACTTCGTCCTGACCGGCCCGACCCCGGAGGGCTGA
- the trpS gene encoding tryptophan--tRNA ligase, with translation MSTTPTARPRVLSGIQPTADSFHFGNYLGALRQWVTLQDEYEPFFFIADQHAITVEQDPKVLRERSLRAAAQLLAAGVDPAKSAIFMQSHVPAHAQLGWVLQCLTGFGEARRMTQFKDKSAKGGEGAASVGLFTYPVLMAADILLYRPAYVPVGEDQRQHLELTRDLAQRFNSRYKKTFRLPEPYIIKETAKIADLQDPTRKMSKSASSPAGIIEMLDEPKVSAKKIRSAVTDSEAEVRFDPEHKPGVSNLLTIYSALTGDGVEEIAERYAGRGYGDLKKDLAEVVVDFVTPFRDRTLELVEHRDHLTEVLRSGAERAAEVAERTLADVYERVGFVAR, from the coding sequence GTGTCCACCACACCCACCGCCCGCCCTCGCGTCCTCTCCGGCATCCAGCCGACCGCCGACTCCTTCCACTTCGGCAACTACCTCGGCGCGCTGCGGCAGTGGGTCACCCTGCAAGACGAGTACGAGCCCTTCTTCTTCATCGCCGACCAGCACGCGATCACCGTCGAGCAGGACCCGAAGGTGCTGCGCGAGCGCTCGCTGCGCGCCGCCGCCCAGCTGCTGGCCGCGGGGGTGGACCCCGCGAAGTCCGCGATCTTCATGCAGTCCCACGTGCCCGCGCACGCGCAGCTGGGCTGGGTGCTGCAGTGCCTCACCGGGTTCGGCGAGGCGCGCCGGATGACGCAGTTCAAGGACAAGTCCGCCAAGGGCGGTGAGGGCGCCGCGAGCGTGGGGCTGTTCACCTACCCGGTGCTGATGGCGGCCGACATCCTGCTCTACCGCCCGGCGTACGTCCCGGTGGGCGAGGACCAGCGCCAGCACCTCGAGCTCACCCGCGACCTCGCGCAGCGCTTCAACAGCCGCTACAAGAAGACCTTCCGGCTGCCGGAGCCCTACATCATCAAGGAGACCGCGAAGATCGCGGACCTGCAGGACCCGACGCGCAAGATGTCGAAGTCCGCGTCCTCGCCCGCGGGCATCATCGAGATGCTCGACGAGCCCAAGGTGAGCGCCAAGAAGATCCGCTCCGCGGTGACCGACTCCGAGGCCGAGGTCCGCTTCGACCCCGAGCACAAGCCCGGCGTGTCCAACCTGCTGACGATCTACTCCGCCCTGACCGGGGACGGCGTCGAGGAGATCGCCGAGCGGTACGCCGGCCGCGGGTACGGCGACCTGAAGAAGGACCTCGCCGAGGTCGTGGTCGACTTCGTGACGCCCTTCCGGGACCGCACCCTCGAGCTGGTCGAGCACCGCGATCACCTCACCGAGGTGCTGCGCTCGGGAGCCGAGCGCGCCGCCGAGGTCGCGGAGCGCACCCTGGCCGACGTCTACGAGAGGGTGGGGTTCGTCGCCCGCTGA
- a CDS encoding MFS transporter, with protein sequence MPVDSASPLAAPADADRARAPHVGLAILALAMGGFTIGTTEFVTMGLLPQVADGVGVSIPTAGHTISAYALGVVIGAPVLAYFGATWPRRALLLWLMGAYALFNLLSAAAPSYEVLALARFLDGLPHGIYFGVASLLAASLVPPERTGRAVASVMLGLSIANVVGVPAATWLGQVLGWRAAYVVAAVLAGITVVLVRAFVPARPGDPEATGRRELSAFGRPQVWLTLAAGAVGFGGMFAVYSYIAPTVTDLGGLGDGAVPVFLLAFGLGMVAGTWAGGELAGWSVFGSLFLGAIGTGVVMVLFFLAAPHGWWALPAVFAITALGSVLVVNLQLRLMDVAGEARTLGAAMNHASLNAANALGAWSGGLVIAAGHGYRSTALVGLGFSVLGVAVLLWSALWQRSSNARAQSARS encoded by the coding sequence GTGCCCGTCGACTCCGCCTCCCCCCTCGCCGCGCCCGCAGACGCCGACCGAGCCCGTGCTCCCCACGTCGGCCTGGCGATCCTGGCCCTGGCGATGGGTGGGTTCACGATCGGGACCACCGAGTTCGTGACGATGGGGCTGCTGCCCCAGGTCGCCGACGGGGTCGGCGTCTCGATCCCGACCGCCGGCCACACCATCTCCGCCTACGCCCTCGGCGTCGTGATCGGCGCGCCCGTCCTCGCCTACTTCGGGGCGACCTGGCCGCGGCGCGCGCTGCTGCTGTGGCTGATGGGCGCCTACGCGCTGTTCAACCTGCTCAGCGCCGCCGCGCCGTCGTATGAGGTGCTGGCCCTGGCGCGCTTCCTCGACGGCCTGCCGCACGGCATCTACTTCGGTGTCGCCTCGCTCCTGGCGGCCAGCCTGGTGCCGCCCGAGCGCACCGGCCGCGCGGTCGCATCGGTCATGCTCGGGCTCTCGATCGCCAACGTGGTCGGGGTCCCCGCCGCGACCTGGCTGGGGCAGGTCCTCGGCTGGCGCGCGGCGTACGTCGTGGCGGCGGTGCTCGCGGGGATCACCGTCGTGCTGGTGCGCGCGTTCGTGCCGGCGCGCCCGGGCGACCCGGAGGCGACCGGGCGTCGCGAGCTGTCCGCGTTCGGCCGCCCGCAGGTCTGGCTGACCCTCGCCGCCGGTGCCGTCGGCTTCGGCGGGATGTTCGCGGTCTACTCCTACATCGCGCCGACCGTGACCGACCTCGGCGGGCTGGGGGACGGCGCCGTCCCGGTCTTCCTGCTGGCCTTCGGGCTCGGCATGGTCGCCGGCACCTGGGCGGGCGGGGAGCTGGCCGGCTGGTCGGTGTTCGGCTCGCTGTTCCTCGGCGCGATCGGCACCGGCGTCGTGATGGTGCTGTTCTTCCTCGCCGCGCCGCACGGCTGGTGGGCGCTGCCGGCCGTCTTCGCGATCACCGCCCTCGGCTCGGTGCTCGTGGTGAACCTCCAGCTGCGCCTGATGGACGTGGCCGGGGAGGCCCGCACCCTCGGCGCCGCGATGAACCACGCCTCGCTCAACGCCGCCAACGCGCTCGGCGCCTGGTCCGGTGGCCTGGTGATCGCGGCCGGCCACGGCTACCGCTCCACCGCGCTGGTCGGGCTCGGGTTCAGCGTCCTGGGCGTCGCGGTGCTGCTCTGGTCGGCGCTGTGGCAGCGCTCGAGCAACGCCCGGGCGCAGTCCGCCCGGTCCTGA